DNA sequence from the Piliocolobus tephrosceles isolate RC106 chromosome 9, ASM277652v3, whole genome shotgun sequence genome:
ATTTCCTTAAGTTTAGTGTACTCCTTATGTTTATAGAACTAATTATCGGTTTCCTTTAGCATACAGATAACTTTTATGCACGGTGAtggcaaatttaaaaaagaaactctatTGCTACTTGTGCttctttcagaaaaatgaaaaacattgtcCTAATAGTTGGcatccagaaataaataaaacaccacAATTTTTATGGACAGATTTTCATTAGGGTTTGAAAAATGTTCTTATAATCTCAATGTAAAATCTGATAGCCTGACAGAACAGTTAAGCAGTAGTGACTAGGAAGGACAGAGTGTTCCTAGAAGACAAATTATAGTTGCCACCTCCACACTGCCTAAATAGAGTTTAACCATATcgaaatgacagaaatatttgCCCAAGAAAAATGCAATGCAATTCAAGCTGctgttttacctatttttttttaaagccaaacaaAAATTACTCTTTGTAAACATAGGATCTTAAGAAGTGAATTGAAGTGTTGTGTGCTGTTCACTTCCAACAAACAACTTCATCTATTCAATCTTTAAAAGGAAGCATTATCCAGCAAGCTAACTTCCAAAGAGCAGCTTTCAAACTGCTCCCATTCACAAGCTCTGGTAGTGTTGACAATAAAATAGAAACCCTGAGGAATGGTTAATGTCAGAATTGTACTTAATGTTGAaacatctttgtttatttttaaaggactGTATAATCAGAGAATATAATTATGTATTGAATTAATCTATGATAAGGGTGAAATATCTTGTCATCCTTCTCTAAGTCAGTTACAAATAGActagagaagatttttttttttttaagtgtaaaactATTCAGTTTTAAATTTGCTTAGTATGGGGaactcccatttaaaaaaaattaggctggacatggtggctcatgcctgtaattccaacactttgggaggctgaggtgggtggattgcttgaggtcagaagtttgagaccatcccggcctacatggtgaaacctcttctctactttaaaaatacaaaaaaattagctgggctaattagctgtggtggtgggcacctttaatctcagctaatcgggaggctgaggcaggagtattgctttgTAGTGAgtcgaaattgcaccactgccctccaacctgggtgacagagtgagaccctgactcaaaaaaaaaaaaaagaaaaaaaattaaaatagcttttatttaaaatagtaatgcttattgttaataattaaaataattcagtaaagAAGTAAAGAACTATCAGAAAAATTACCCAAGACACATACTGCTAATACTATACTGAACaccattctgatttttttttttttttttttttgagaaggaatctttctctgtcacccaggctggaatgcagtcgtgctatctcagctcactgcaacctctgcctcccagttcaagcgattctcctgcctcagcctcctcagtaactgggactacaggtgccgaccaccactcctggctaatttttgtatttttagtagagacggagtttcaccatgttggccaggctggtctcgaactcctgaccttgtgatctgcctgccttggcctcccaaagtgctgggattacaggcgtgaaccactgtgcccagccctgatatttttctttacttcaaaGCATATTGTACACATGTAGAAGTCAATGAAAGTTTGTTCAATGGATGTTGGAGTTTTGTAAACTATTTTTACTCATCAAGGTACTAAGTACCTCTTTCCAAGTATTGGGGGGCTTAGTTATATTCATATGGAAGACATGCCAGACCATGAACCTACGGGGGCAGTTAAtcacaaacagaaataaataatggaTATGTTCAGTCTTATTCTATCCAAGTTGAATACAAATCTTAAGTTGAATGTATTCTGGTGTATCTTGTTGTGTTAATAATCATCACCTGTGCTTTGAATGCCTAGAATGGCTTCTCCAGGTTGTTCAACTCCTCTGActccaaagaagagaaaaatgctcAGGGGGATAGAAAGGAGAATATTGAGATGCTGCATGGAGTTTTCATATTGTTTACTATACTTTCATACTTATACATTTAAGTTGATAAGCAGCATGTTTGCTTATGCAAATAACATTTAAAGATATCATTCCTTTGCTTTCCGGCagtaattatttcaatctttattCCTCCTACCATGGCCTCAGTTCAGGCTATCATCTCTTCCAGCCTGGACATTTTCCCCTGGTCTGTGGACTACCTATAGTCTTGGCCCTTTGGTCCAAACACACAGCCACTGGGTGATCTTTCTCAAATGCAGATTTGATCATACCTCctcaaaacatttataatttaggCATTCAAAGTTCTTCATAATCAAGCCTTTGCCCTCCTCTGCAACCTCATTCCTGTCACATTCCTCAAATCACACCTCATCTTTGTTTTATGAGGTGTGAAATATGCTCTCTCACATCTTCCTAAATTTTCATGTTGCTCCTAACCTAGCaagtttctcatttttcaatACTCAGCTTAGGCAGTACTTTCTTAATGAAAACTTGCCCTATCTGTGACAGTTAACACCCTCCTCTCTGGTGCCATCCTCTGCTACAGAGCTTGCCACACTTCAACATAATCAATTTTTTGTCTTCTCCCTCACTAGACTGCTAGCTGAAGGTCAGGAACTTGGATCTTTTTACCCTTGTATCCccaggaatgaatgaatacaacTTGTTTAATATAATCAGAAGCTGtagttatcaaatatttatttttgactaataaatataataaataaattgttagactattttatttatttatttatttacttacttacttacttatttatttatttatttattttgagacagagccttactctgttgcccaggctggaatgcagtggtgtgatcacggctcactgctaactctgcttccagggtttaagcgattctcttgcctcagcctcccgagctgggattacaggtcccccgcccccgccaccacacctagcacatttttgtattttcagtagagatgaggtttcaccgtgctggccaggctggtctcaaactcctggcctcaagtaatccacccaccttggctcagaaaattgtatttagtacataaaatctttcaaaataatgTCTGTAAGGAAAAAGGATCATTCCAGGCTGGAATCGATGATAGCCTGAACTGAGGCCATGGTAGGAAGGGTGAAGATAGAAATAATTACTGCCAAAAAGCAAaggaattatatatttatatgttatttgcatAAGCAAACATGCTGCTTATCAAGAAGTCCTCGATGGAGAAGACTtagtatatatatagtaaatatccattaaatatttgtcaattgAGCAATCGTTGTTTAGATTGTTATCTTTCTAAGGAAGGGACTTGtggtatacttttatttattgtttccagTGCATAACAGAATACTATGTCCATAAAATAATCTCAGATCTAGTTTTACTGATTAACTGAATGAGTGAATCCATTAATTATCTCTAAATCTCAACAGGAATTTATAAGACCTATGTCTTTGAATTTCTCCCTACATATTGAAATATCTGTGAGCTCTTTGGGGAAAGGGATTCTacctattgatttttatattttaaagtcttaACAGAGAACACTGAACATAGCAGAAGTTTAATAAATCTCTGTTATAAAGATTTCATCAGTGAAATACAAGTTTGCTTTGCTCATCATTTTATCCCAGTGACCTAGGGCAAGATCTTATTCATTGCAGGAATTtagcaaatattcattaaataaacatGATTTGGAAATCTTGCTATTGGCAGATACAATTAAATCTAACATGAAAAGTTTcccttgggggaaaaaataaagtttcccTTGGTGTCTTAGATTCAGGAATAAATGCAGATCAGAGCATGATTCtgaaagatgttttattttgtacTATGAAACAGCTCTACCCTACAGAggtggggagcagggagaagggagagaagctGGAAACAAACAAGTGAGGCTCACAGGAGAAAATAGCTCCTCCAAGGGGAGCCACATGCTCTGATACCCATGGCAGCCGCATGAGGAAGCAGCCTAAAATTAGCAGGACAGGCAAACCCAGGAAGGGAAAGCCACGGCAGCCTTCCCTGCCGTCAACAAGTGAGGTGAGGGGCTGGGAGTCCCGGCTGGAACTATCCAATGTAGCCTTTGGAGCTCCACTGCTATTTCTGCCAGGTAAGGTCCTCCCTCAAAACTCATCTTGGGAGGTAAAGCAAGATATATCTTAAGGGGATGTCCAGATAATTGAAACATTTAATATTGTCCAGTAAAAAGGTGCCTCCAGGAATCTAGTGATTAAGAGAGCAATAGATTAAGAACATTCTTCCATTCATCCTTACTCAGGGTATTCATCTGAACCACTCACTCTCACCTTACTGAATTGGGGCTCTCTGGGGTGTGTAGTTGCTGCTTCTTTCAAGTGTTAGAGTAAAGAGGGGAGGGTGTCCTAGAAAATCTTTAAAGCCATGTGGGAAAAGGAATGATGAGAGGGCATTGCCAAGCAATGTAAAGAAACCGCAGAGCCAGAAAGGAAAGATCAGAGATAATACAAATAGGACTCAGTGGGCAACAGTGTGCTTTTTTCATGAATGAAGTGCAGAGCAATTGAGCTGATTGAGGACAGTCAACAGAATCCTGGAGGGGACCAGAATATTCTGTATTATTGTTTCATAAAGAACTGGCTCAGTGAGTGATTGTTGCATTGCACATGAATAGCTCCCAGTCAGGGTACTGATCTATCACTCTCCATCATTTCTATAAGTTTCTGTCTCCCATACTagaattcattttaataatatattaccAATTGCTTTTTGAAGTTACAGCTCCTCATTAATGGTAAAACCTTCCAGTGCTATTAACAGTTTCTCAAAGGGTTAATCTGAAGGCATTGTGCAAGTGAATAGCAGAAGttcagaactaaaaaaaaaattatcgagATATAATTAATACATCATACAATTCATCTGTTTAAAGTGTGTAAGTCAATGGATTTTAGaaaatttacagagttgtgcaaccattgccataaacaattttagaacatttgtaTCAACCCCTCATATCCAATAGCAGTAACTCCTCTTTTCCTCCAACATCCTCCCACTCACAGCCCCAGgaaaccattaatctactttctgtttctatagacttgcctattctggatatttcacatcAACGAAATCAtacaatgtgtagtcttttgtgagtttgtttgttttttttgtttaattttttgaaccagagtctcactctgttacccaggatggactGCAGTGGTTCTagcttagctcactgcaaactctgcctcccgggtttaagtgattctcatgccttagcttcccaagtagctgggattacaggcatgtgccacaatggccagctaatttttgtatttttattagagacagggttttgccatgttggccaggttggtcttgaactcctggcctcaagtgatccacccaccttgacctcccaaagtgctgggattagaggtttGAGCCACTTAGCCTGgcctgttttgtgtttgtttgtttttaagagaatgCTTACAtgtgtgagaagagagaaaagaaggttCTTTTGTTGTTGAAGTATCAACTGTTGATTTACCTTAAAGAGGATCTGTAATTGTCTCCAGTCTCTgttttcagtgaatatttataaCCCATTACTCTAAGATTTTCCAGTTATAGTGGTACTTcagtattatatataatgaaatgattaatAAATGCTTTACAGTAATGATAATTTTCCCTTAACGATCATCTCAGATATGATCTGATGGAATGAAGTATATCCATTTAGGATATCATTAGAGAACTTATATGGGACACAGCCTAAGGttttagtaaataataaatgaagtatGATGTAGTGTGTCTAGAACAGCGCCTTGCAGGTATTAGGTTATTAGTAAATAGGCATGTTTTCCTCCATCCTACTTTCAGTGTTAGACGCCTACTCGTGTTATAAAACCTACAGAGcagatttgaaaaaaatcttaaccTAGCAGAGCGCTTTGAACATACTACTcaatgaacactttttttttttttgagacaaagtctcactctgtcacccaggttggagtacagtggcgtgatctcagctcattgcaactgctgccttctgggttcaagcaattctgctgccttagcctcccaggtagctgggattacaggtgcccgccaccatacctggctaatttttttgtatttttagtaaagatggggtttcaccatgttggtcaggctggtgtcgaactcctgacctcaagtgatccacccactttggcctcccaaagtgctaggataacaggtgtgagccaccacgtccggcctcaATGAGCACTTATTAAAACAGGGAAGGTAGATATATAGTCATGAATATCTGCAACATAGAGCTGTGACATTCTTTCATAAGGGCTGGGGGAAATAGTTTCATATCCCGGACTAGAAGGCACCAATTATAATTTCAAGTTTGAACTATCAATTATAATCTTAGATAACCTACTTACTTTCTCTGAGCTTTAATTTATCTACATCTCCAGACTAGAAATGATAACACTGGATTATAGCTAAAATGTTATACCCATTGTTCATTCTGTAAAACTCCATTATGTCTCCAAGACATACCTGCCCTGTGTTTATTTCATGCTAAAGGTGACACATTGAATTATAGGATTGCTTCTTAGGAAAGTCCAGTTGGTTGACTGTCATAAGACCTTGTAGCTTGTAATTACATTGATGAAATTACCAGGCTTCATTGTCTGGTGTTCAGCTTTTCAAACTCAGaaacttaatatatattttttcccaaaattcTTAGAGCAATCCAGTCCCTTAGCAAAGTACTCGCATTAACCAAATTCCTAAGAGAGTACTATATCAGCCAGAATTCTGATTTGTTAATTTACTATgagaaaaatggttttaaagaaaatcaaatagcaTGTTATGTTAAAAatcagcttttcttttatttatgaggaaacttattttttttttttttaaaaaaagacatttattcagcgtCACGATCAGACTATTACATTTAGCAATCAACAGcatgggtgcaaaaaaaaaatctacattaaaaccctttgttggaatgctttacactttccacagaacggaaactaaaataacctgttatacaATTAGTCACAAATACAGTCCTCGAGTTTTTTGCCCATACACATgagtatttgtctaaaacatgtcttctttgtagcagctaggccctgccaccactgtgcttggctgagttcacaaatctgttgtaacctgtagcttccctgtcacttctctggctctcctctcctgctaagctttgtttcctaattaaaatcttctgccactgccatagctactgctgctgctggaaccGCCATAGCCACCTTGGTTTCGTGGTTTTGCAAAGTATTGGCCTCCACCGCCATAGGGGCCAGAGCTTCTGCGTCCAAAATTTCCTCCCTTCATGggtccaaaatttgaagactgattgttgtaattgccaaaatcattgtagcttccaccacctccaaaattgcttccatcattaccaaatccattatagccatccccactgccaccatatcCACCACCACCATGGCTGCCACCAAAGCCACCACGACCACTGAAGTTTCCTCCATGACCGAAGTTGTCATTCCCACCGAAACCACCTCCACGACCACCACCAAACTTTCCAGAACCACTTCGACCTCTTTGGCTGGATGAAGCACTAGCCATCTCTTGCTTTGACAGGGCTTTCCTAACTTCACAGTTGTGGCCATTCACAGTATGGTATTTCTGAATGACAATCTTATCCACGGAGTCATGGTCATCAAAGGTTACAAAGGCAAAGCcccttttcttgccactgcctCGGTCGGTCATGATTTCAATCACTTCAATTTTCCCATactgttcaaaataatctcttaggtgatgttcttcagtgtcttctttaatgccaccaacaaatatctttttcacagtTAAGTGGGCACCTGGTCTTTGAGAATCTTCTCTTGAGACAGCTCTCTTTGGTTCCACAACTCTTCCGTCCACTTTGTGTGGCCTTGCATTCATAGCTGCATCCACCTCCTCCACAGtggcatatgtgacaaacccaaagcccctGGAACGCTTGGTGTTTGGATCTCTCATTACCACACAGTCCGTGAGCGTTCCCCATTGCTCAAAATGGCTCCTCAGGCTCTCATCGGTTGTTTCAAAGCTCAACCCTCCAATGAAGAGCTTCCTCAGCTGTTCGGGCTCTTTAGGAGACTCTGACTTAGACATGAtggcagggagaagagagactTTAACGATGCTTCTTCGGCGGCGTCCACGGGCAGAAAGCaggaaacttattttttaaaaaactaaattgaaATTAGAACGCTGCTGGGTAGGCATGGACTGGAGAAAGGCAGGTAATTGATTATGGCATGTTTTGAGCTTTGGCCTGGGCTCCCAGCTTCACCATCAGGAGCAGATAGGGCTCTCTTGGGTGGACAGTGCTGATTCCTTATTCTCTGATTTCTCTTTCCTACCTGTCATTCTATTACCTCTTAAGATATA
Encoded proteins:
- the LOC111537937 gene encoding heterogeneous nuclear ribonucleoprotein A1-like encodes the protein MSKSESPKEPEQLRKLFIGGLSFETTDESLRSHFEQWGTLTDCVVMRDPNTKRSRGFGFVTYATVEEVDAAMNARPHKVDGRVVEPKRAVSREDSQRPGAHLTVKKIFVGGIKEDTEEHHLRDYFEQYGKIEVIEIMTDRGSGKKRGFAFVTFDDHDSVDKIVIQKYHTVNGHNCEVRKALSKQEMASASSSQRGRSGSGKFGGGRGGGFGGNDNFGHGGNFSGRGGFGGSHGGGGYGGSGDGYNGFGNDGSNFGGGGSYNDFGNYNNQSSNFGPMKGGNFGRRSSGPYGGGGQYFAKPRNQGGYGGSSSSSSYGSGRRF